The following proteins are encoded in a genomic region of Populus nigra chromosome 16, ddPopNigr1.1, whole genome shotgun sequence:
- the LOC133675429 gene encoding transcription termination factor MTERF4, chloroplastic-like produces the protein MFYFLSKSVIQYGRHTAAVSPTYKHFSFQLSPSIITLRFFISTLENPNKHSFAASYLISKFGFSPESALSASKHLNFTTTEKPDSVIHIFKHYGFSQVQTLKLVKKYPRVLSCNPEKTLLPKLEFFHSKGMSNNDIARILCTYPHILVRSLENCITLNFNFLGNLLQSNDKTIAAAKRYSPILYHKPDRFLKPCIDILEEYGVPKKHIASLVHRWPRSVMMSPNYLRRIVEKVREMGCDPLKPQFTTAVMVMSLLSESGWERRLGVYKSWGWSEEDVHAAFIKEPWCMMTSDDKIMAVMDFLVNNMDCEPSFIVKNPYLLKPGLKTTFIPRASVVHFLLSKQLIETKPNLVTLFLCSEKMFLEKFVYRFEEAPQLLKLYGDQSNLSK, from the coding sequence atgttttattttctcagcAAATCCGTTATCCAGTATGGGAGACACACTGCTGCAGTTTCACCCACCTACAAGCACTTTTCATTTCAACTCTCACCTTCAATTATCACTCTTAGATTCTTCATCTCAACCCTTGAAAATCCAAATAAACACTCATTTGCAGCCTCTTATCTCATAAGCAAATTTGGGTTCTCTCCTGAATCTGCTCTTTCAGCTTCTAAACATCTCAATTTTACAACCACAGAGAAACCTGACTCTGTGATTCACATTTTCAAGCACTATGGTTTCTCTCAGGTTCAAACCTTAAAACTCGTTAAAAAATACCCACGAGTGCTTTCGTGCAACCCTGAGAAAACCCTTTTGCCTAAACTCGAGTTTTTCCACTCTAAAGGCATGTCAAACAATGACATTGCACGCATTTTATGTACATATCCTCATATTTTAGTTAGAAGCTTGGAAAACTGTATAACTCTTAATTTTAACTTCCTTGGCAATTTGCTTCAATCTAATGACAAGACAATTGCTGCTGCTAAAAGATACTCGCCTATTCTATATCATAAACCCGATAGATTCTTGAAACCTTGTATCGACATTTTGGAAGAGTATGGAGTCCCCAAAAAGCATATTGCTTCATTGGTTCACCGTTGGCCTAGGTCTGTCATGATGTCTCCGAATTATCTGAGAAGAATTGTAGAGAAGGTGAGAGAAATGGGATGTGATCCTCTTAAGCCCCAGTTTACTACGGCAGTGATGGTGATGAGTCTATTGAGCGAATCTGGGTGGGAAAGGAGGCTGGGTGTTTATAAGAGTTGGGGTTGGTCTGAGGAAGACGTTCATGCTGCTTTCATCAAGGAGCCTTGGTGCATGATGACATCAGATGATAAGATTATGGCAGTGATGGATTTTTTGGTCAACAACATGGATTGTGAGCCTTCATTTATTGTGAAGAACCCCTATCTTTTGAAGCCAGGCTTGAAGACAACATTTATACCAAGAGCTTCAGTTGTTCACTTTTTGTTATCGAAACAGTTGATTGAAACGAAGCCAAACTTGGTTACTCTGTTTTTGTGTTCTGAGAAGATGTTCCTTGAGAAATTCGTGTATCGTTTTGAAGAAGCCCCTCAGCTATTAAAGCTGTATGGAGATCAatcaaatctttcaaaatga
- the LOC133675023 gene encoding uncharacterized protein LOC133675023, whose protein sequence is MKRASTLASSVLSRTLSSTLHDCSGLFTTSAATINHRFLHAALFSTTTSTGSSNTRRIFNPFSTSLVVAGALVSAAAAASLSQEVLAKEPPPAELVPKEVVLYQYEACPFCNKVKAYLDYYDIPYKVVEVNPISKKEIKWSDYKKVPILLVDGEQLVDSSAIIDKLGNKIHGKEIVDSASDKDDDEEKKWRRWVDNHLVHVLSPNIYRNTSEALESFDYITSNGNFSFTERITVKYAGAAAMYFVSKNLKKKYNITDERAALYEAVETWVDALNGREFLGGSKPNLADLAVFGVLRPIRYLRSGRDMVEQTRIGDWYTRMENAVGESSRMKA, encoded by the exons ATGAAAAGAGCGTCGACTCTCGCGTCTTCCGTCCTCTCTCGGACCCTCTCCTCCACCCTCCACGATTGCAGTGGCCTCTTCACCACCTCAGCTGCTACCATCAACCACCGCTTCCTCCATGCAGCACTCTTTAGCACCACCACCAGCACTGGCAGTTCCAACACTCGCCGGATCTTCAATCCTTTCTCCACATCTCTCGTTGTCGCGGGAGCCTTGGTCTCTGCCGCTGCCGCCGCTTCTCTCTCTCAAGAAGTCCTCGCCAAGGAGCCACCACCGGCCGAGCTCGTGCCCAAGGAAGTTGTTCTTTATCAGTATGAGGCCTGTCCTTTCTGCAATAAAGTTAAAG CATATTTGGATTACTATGATATACCATACAAAGTGGTGGAAGTGAACCCTATTAGTAAGAAAGAGATCAAATGGTCTGATTATAAGAAGGTACCTATTTTGTTGGTAGATGGCGAACAGCTTGTTGATTCTTCAG CTATAATTGATAAGTTGGGAAACAAGATCCATGGTAAGGAAATTGTAGATTCTGCTTCTGACAAGGATGACGATGAAGAGAAAAAGTGGCGGAG GTGGGTTGACAATCACTTGGTTCATGTCTTGTCTCCAAACATATATCGAAATACTTCTGAGGCTCTTGAATCCTTTGACTATATCACAAGCAATG GTAATTTTAGCTTTACAGAAAGAATCACGGTCAAGTATGCCGGAGCTGCTGCAATGTATTTTGTGTCcaagaatttgaagaagaaatataaCATTACTGATGAACGTGCTGCCCTGTATGAAGCTGTGGAAACGTGGGTGGATGCTCTAAATGGCCGAGAGTTTCTTG GGGGGTCAAAGCCTAACTTAGCTGACCTTGCTGTCTTTGGGGTATTGAGACCCATCCGCTATTTGAGGTCTGGTAGAGATATGGTGGAGCAAACTCGAATAGGGGATTGGTACACAAGAATGGAGAATGCTGTGGGGGAGTCCTCAAGGATGAAGGCATAG
- the LOC133675763 gene encoding uncharacterized protein LOC133675763, whose amino-acid sequence MFYFLYKSLLQHGSHAATLSPTHKLFSFQHSPSIITFRFFISTLENPNKQSFAASYLINKFGFSPESALSASKHLSFKTPDNPDSVIRMFQHYGLSQDQIFKLVKKYPRVLSCKPEKTLLPKLKFFHSKGMSGNDIAHILCAHPCILNRSLENQIILNFNFLGNLLQSNEKTIAAVKRYSPILYHKIDTYLKPCIDILEEYGVPKRHIATLVHRSPRSAMMSPNHLRSIAETVREMGCDPLKPHFATAVMVMGLLSKSGWERRLGVYKSWGWSEEDVLAAFIKEPWCMMTSDDKIMAVMDFLVNNMDCEPSFIVKNPYLLKPGLKTTFIPRASVAQFLLSKQLIKRKPNLVTLFLCSEKLFLEKFVNCFDEAPQLLKLYNKRNQIFQK is encoded by the coding sequence ATGTTTTATTTCCTCTACAAATCCCTTCTCCAACATGGGAGTCACGCCGCCACACTTTCACCGACCCACAAGCTCTTTTCATTtcaacactcaccttcgattaTTACTTTTAGATTCTTCATCTCAACCCTCGAAAACCCAAATAAACAGTCATTTGCAGCCTCTTATCTCATAAACAAATTTGGGTTCTCTCCTGAATCTGCTCTTTCAGCTTCTAAACATCTCAGTTTTAAAACCCCAGATAACCCTGACTCAGTGATTCGCATGTTCCAGCACTATGGTCTCTCTCAAGACCAAATCTTTAAACTCGTTAAAAAATACCCACGAGTGCTTTCGTGCAAACCTGAGAAAACCCTTTTGCCGAAACTCAAGTTTTTTCACTCTAAAGGCATGTCAGGCAATGACATTGCCCACATTTTATGTGCACATCCTTGTATTTTGAATAGAAGCTTGGAAAaccaaataattcttaatttcaaCTTCCTTGGCAATTTGCTTCAATCTAATGAAAAGACAATTGCTGCTGTTAAAAGATACTCGCCTATTCTCTATCATAAAATCGATACATATTTGAAACCTTGTATCGACATTTTGGAAGAGTATGGAGTCCCCAAAAGGCATATTGCTACATTGGTTCACCGTTCTCCTAGGTCTGCCATGATGTCTCCGAATCATTTGAGAAGCATCGCTGAGACGGTGAGAGAAATGGGATGTGATCCTCTTAAGCCGCATTTTGCTACGGCAGTGATGgtgatgggtctattgagcaAATCTGGGTGGGAAAGGAGGCTGGGTGTTTATAAGAGTTGGGGTTGGTCCGAGGAAGACGTTCTTGCTGCTTTCATAAAGGAACCTTGGTGCATGATGACATCAGATGATAAGATTATGGCAGTGATGGATTTTTTGGTTAATAACATGGATTGTGAGCCTTCATTTATTGTGAAAAACCCCTATCTTTTGAAGCCAGGCTTGAAGACAACATTTATACCAAGAGCTTCAGTTGCTCAGTTTTTGTTATCGAAACAGTTGATTAAAAGGAAGCCTAACTTGGTTACTCTGTTTTTGTGTTCTGAGAAGTTGTTCCTTGAGAAGTTcgtgaattgttttgatgaagCCCCACAGCTATTGAAGCTGtataacaaaagaaatcaaatctttcaaaaatga